One segment of Enterobacter ludwigii DNA contains the following:
- the hemL gene encoding glutamate-1-semialdehyde 2,1-aminomutase — MSKSENLYSAARELIPGGVNSPVRAFTGVGGTPLFIERADGAYLYDVDGKAYIDYVGSWGPMVLGHNHPAIRNAVIEAAQRGLSFGAPTEMEVKMAELVTELVPTMDMVRMVNSGTEATMSAIRLARGFTGRDKIIKFEGCYHGHADCLLVKAGSGALTLGQPNSPGVPADFAKHTLTCTYNDLNTVRAAFEQYPQEIACIIVEPVAGNMNCIPPQPEFLPGLRALCDEFGALLIIDEVMTGFRVALAGAQSYYGVEPDLTCLGKIIGGGMPVGAFGGRKEVMEALAPTGPVYQAGTLSGNPIAMAAGFACLTEVAQPGIHETLTDLTSQLANGLLEAAQETGIPLVVNHVGGMFGIFFTDAKTVTCYQDVVKCDVERFKRFFHLMLEEGVYLAPSAFEAGFMSVAHSEDDINKTIDAARRVFAKL, encoded by the coding sequence ATGAGCAAGTCTGAAAACCTCTACAGTGCAGCCCGCGAGCTTATCCCAGGTGGCGTGAATTCGCCTGTTCGCGCCTTTACCGGCGTAGGCGGTACGCCGCTGTTTATCGAACGTGCTGACGGCGCGTATCTGTATGATGTCGATGGCAAAGCCTATATCGATTATGTCGGCTCCTGGGGTCCGATGGTGCTGGGTCACAACCATCCTGCTATCCGCAATGCGGTGATTGAAGCCGCCCAGCGCGGCCTGAGCTTCGGCGCGCCAACCGAGATGGAAGTGAAAATGGCGGAACTGGTCACCGAACTGGTCCCGACTATGGACATGGTGCGTATGGTGAACTCCGGTACCGAGGCCACCATGAGCGCGATCCGCCTGGCACGTGGCTTTACCGGCCGCGACAAGATCATCAAATTTGAAGGCTGCTACCACGGTCATGCGGACTGCCTGCTGGTAAAAGCCGGCTCCGGCGCGCTGACCCTCGGTCAGCCGAACTCACCGGGCGTACCGGCTGACTTTGCGAAGCATACCCTGACCTGCACCTATAACGATCTGAACACCGTTCGGGCAGCCTTCGAGCAGTATCCGCAGGAGATTGCCTGCATCATCGTTGAACCTGTCGCAGGCAACATGAACTGCATTCCTCCGCAGCCGGAGTTCCTGCCGGGTCTGCGCGCCCTGTGCGATGAGTTTGGCGCTCTGCTGATCATCGACGAAGTGATGACCGGCTTCCGCGTCGCGCTGGCGGGGGCACAGTCTTACTACGGCGTAGAGCCGGACCTGACGTGCCTTGGCAAAATCATCGGCGGCGGCATGCCTGTCGGTGCATTCGGGGGACGTAAAGAGGTGATGGAAGCGCTGGCGCCGACTGGCCCGGTCTACCAGGCGGGTACCCTTTCCGGCAACCCGATTGCGATGGCCGCAGGTTTCGCCTGTCTGACCGAAGTCGCGCAGCCGGGTATTCACGAAACCCTGACCGATCTGACATCTCAACTGGCCAACGGCCTGCTGGAGGCCGCGCAAGAAACCGGTATTCCTCTGGTGGTAAACCACGTTGGTGGGATGTTCGGGATTTTCTTCACCGATGCGAAAACCGTGACCTGCTATCAGGATGTGGTGAAGTGTGACGTTGAACGCTTCAAGCGCTTCTTCCATCTGATGCTGGAAGAAGGCGTCTACCTGGCACCATCCGCGTTTGAAGCAGGCTTTATGTCCGTCGCGCACAGCGAAGACGATATCAATAAGACTATCGATGCTGCGCGCAGGGTCTTTGCGAAGTTGTAA
- the clcA gene encoding H(+)/Cl(-) exchange transporter ClcA, which yields MKADTHSYTEQQFRRAQHRISIRRLLNRDKTPLAILLAAAVVGAVAGLVGIAFEKAVNAIMNWRIGTVAGFAYSGGWVWVWAFGLSALFAMVGYFLVRKFAPEAGGSGIPEIEGALEELRPVRWWRVIPVKFIGGMGTLGAGMVLGREGPTVQLGGNVGRMVGDLFRMRSAEARHTLLATGAAAGLSAAFNAPLAGILFIIEEMRAQFRYNLISIKAVFTGVIMSSIVFRIFNGEGAVIEVGKLTNAPVNTLWLYLILGMIFGVVGPLFNTLILRAQDMFQRIHGGNTTRWVLIGGLLGGACGVLGFIEPNAAGGGFGLIPIAAAGNFSIGLLLFMFISRVITTVLCFSSGAPGGIFAPMLALGTLLGTAFGMVSAAGFPAYHLDAGTFAIAGMGALLAASLRAPLTGIVLVLEMTDNYQLILPMIITCLGATLLAQFLGGKPLYSTILARTLAKQEAERAPTQNT from the coding sequence ATGAAAGCAGACACTCATTCTTATACTGAACAGCAGTTCAGACGTGCGCAGCACCGTATCAGCATCCGGCGCTTGCTTAATCGTGATAAAACGCCGCTGGCTATCCTGCTGGCTGCTGCCGTGGTCGGCGCCGTTGCCGGGCTGGTGGGTATCGCCTTCGAAAAAGCGGTTAACGCGATAATGAACTGGCGAATTGGAACCGTGGCGGGTTTTGCCTATAGCGGTGGATGGGTATGGGTGTGGGCCTTTGGCTTATCTGCGCTGTTTGCCATGGTGGGCTATTTCCTGGTTCGTAAATTTGCGCCGGAAGCGGGCGGTTCCGGGATCCCTGAAATAGAAGGCGCACTGGAAGAGCTGAGGCCGGTTCGCTGGTGGCGCGTCATCCCGGTAAAATTTATCGGTGGCATGGGAACGCTCGGTGCAGGCATGGTGCTCGGGCGCGAAGGGCCAACGGTGCAGCTGGGCGGAAACGTTGGGCGCATGGTCGGCGATCTGTTTCGCATGCGCAGCGCGGAGGCGCGACATACGCTGCTGGCAACGGGGGCGGCGGCCGGCCTTTCGGCGGCGTTCAACGCACCGCTCGCGGGGATCCTGTTCATTATTGAAGAGATGCGGGCACAGTTTCGCTACAACCTGATCTCGATAAAAGCGGTATTCACCGGCGTCATTATGTCGAGCATTGTCTTTCGCATTTTTAATGGCGAAGGGGCGGTGATTGAGGTGGGAAAACTGACCAATGCGCCGGTGAATACGCTGTGGCTGTACCTGATCCTCGGCATGATTTTTGGCGTGGTCGGCCCGTTGTTTAACACGCTTATCTTACGCGCTCAGGATATGTTCCAGCGCATTCACGGTGGGAATACCACCCGCTGGGTATTGATCGGCGGACTGCTGGGCGGCGCCTGCGGCGTGCTCGGCTTCATTGAGCCCAATGCCGCAGGCGGTGGCTTCGGGCTGATACCGATTGCCGCGGCGGGTAATTTCAGCATTGGTCTGTTGCTGTTCATGTTTATTTCGCGGGTGATTACCACCGTATTGTGCTTCTCCTCTGGTGCGCCTGGCGGTATTTTTGCCCCGATGCTGGCGCTGGGTACGCTTCTGGGAACCGCGTTTGGCATGGTCTCTGCTGCCGGATTTCCGGCCTATCATCTGGACGCCGGGACCTTTGCTATTGCCGGAATGGGCGCGCTGCTGGCGGCGTCCCTGCGCGCGCCGTTGACCGGCATCGTGCTGGTTCTGGAGATGACGGATAATTACCAGCTCATTTTGCCAATGATCATTACCTGTCTCGGCGCGACACTATTAGCCCAATTCCTGGGTGGAAAACCGCTATACTCCACCATTCTTGCTCGTACCCTGGCAAAACAAGAGGCCGAGCGGGCCCCGACGCAGAATACTTGA
- the erpA gene encoding iron-sulfur cluster insertion protein ErpA produces the protein MSDDVALPLEFTEAAANKVKTLIADEDNPDLKLRVYITGGGCSGFQYGFTFDDQVNDGDMTIEKQGVALVVDPMSLQYLVGGSVDYTEGLEGSRFVVTNPNATSTCGCGSSFSI, from the coding sequence ATGAGTGATGACGTAGCGTTGCCGCTGGAATTTACCGAAGCAGCAGCCAACAAAGTGAAAACCCTGATTGCCGACGAGGACAATCCGGATCTGAAACTGCGTGTCTATATTACCGGTGGCGGCTGCAGCGGCTTCCAGTATGGTTTTACCTTTGACGATCAGGTCAACGACGGCGATATGACTATCGAGAAGCAGGGCGTTGCGCTGGTGGTTGACCCGATGAGCCTGCAGTACCTGGTGGGTGGTTCGGTGGATTACACTGAAGGCCTGGAAGGTTCGCGCTTCGTTGTGACTAACCCGAACGCGACAAGTACCTGTGGATGTGGCTCTTCGTTCAGCATCTGA
- a CDS encoding TRIC cation channel family protein: MLVYWLDILGTAVFAISGVLLAGKLRMDPFGVLVLGVVTAVGGGTIRDMALANGPVFWVKDPTDLVVAMVTCLLTIVLVRQPRRLPKWILPVLDAVGLAVFVGIGVNKAFNAGTGPMVAICMGVLTGVGGGIIRDILAREVPMILRTEIYATACIIGGIVHATAYYTFAMPLENAAMLGMVVTLGIRLAAIRWHLKLPTFALDDNAR, translated from the coding sequence ATGCTCGTTTATTGGCTGGATATTCTTGGCACAGCCGTTTTTGCTATCTCCGGCGTTTTACTCGCCGGAAAACTGCGCATGGATCCGTTTGGCGTGCTGGTGCTGGGCGTGGTCACCGCCGTGGGTGGCGGGACGATACGTGATATGGCCCTGGCGAATGGCCCGGTATTTTGGGTAAAAGATCCAACCGATCTGGTGGTGGCGATGGTCACCTGTCTGTTGACCATCGTGTTGGTTCGCCAGCCCCGCCGGTTACCGAAATGGATACTCCCGGTACTGGATGCCGTCGGTCTGGCCGTCTTTGTGGGCATCGGGGTCAATAAAGCCTTCAATGCGGGAACGGGCCCGATGGTGGCCATCTGCATGGGCGTGTTAACCGGGGTCGGCGGCGGGATTATTCGCGACATTCTGGCGCGTGAAGTTCCCATGATCCTGCGTACCGAAATCTATGCCACGGCGTGTATTATTGGTGGGATTGTTCACGCGACGGCGTATTACACCTTTGCGATGCCGCTAGAAAATGCAGCCATGCTGGGTATGGTGGTCACGCTGGGGATACGGTTAGCGGCGATACGCTGGCATCTGAAGCTGCCGACGTTTGCGCTGGATGATAATGCACGATAA
- the btuF gene encoding vitamin B12 ABC transporter substrate-binding protein BtuF, which yields MGNPYIRALVALLFLAPAWLFAAPRVITLSPANTELAFAAGITPVGVSSFSDYPPQAAHIEQVATWQGMNIERIVALKPDLVLAWRGGNAERQVNQLSSLGIKVMWIDAVSIEQVAQALRSLAPYSPTPAKAENAAKQMLSDYAALKSRYDTPVKKRIFLQFGSQPLFTTGKGSIQNQVLEICGGENIFAASRVPWPQVSREQVLARQPQAIVVVGNASEIPKIEQFWQRQLKIPVIPLTSDWFERASPRIILAAKQLCAALAESH from the coding sequence GTGGGTAACCCATACATCAGGGCGCTGGTCGCCCTGCTTTTTCTCGCACCGGCATGGCTATTTGCCGCGCCGCGTGTGATTACGCTCTCTCCGGCAAACACCGAACTGGCCTTTGCCGCCGGGATCACGCCTGTCGGCGTGAGCAGCTTTTCGGATTACCCTCCGCAAGCGGCCCATATTGAACAGGTGGCGACCTGGCAAGGGATGAACATTGAGCGCATCGTGGCGCTTAAACCCGATCTCGTGCTCGCCTGGCGCGGCGGTAACGCCGAGCGGCAGGTCAACCAGCTCTCCTCGCTTGGGATCAAGGTGATGTGGATTGATGCGGTGAGCATTGAGCAGGTCGCTCAGGCATTGCGTTCTCTGGCCCCCTACAGCCCTACCCCAGCAAAAGCCGAGAATGCCGCGAAACAGATGCTTAGCGACTATGCCGCGCTGAAATCCCGCTACGATACCCCCGTCAAAAAACGCATCTTCCTGCAGTTTGGCAGCCAGCCGCTGTTCACCACCGGGAAAGGATCCATTCAGAATCAGGTGCTGGAAATCTGCGGCGGTGAAAACATCTTTGCAGCCAGCCGGGTGCCGTGGCCTCAGGTCAGCCGGGAACAGGTGCTCGCACGCCAACCCCAGGCCATCGTGGTGGTCGGAAATGCGAGCGAGATTCCTAAAATTGAACAATTCTGGCAACGTCAGCTAAAAATACCGGTGATCCCCCTCACCAGTGACTGGTTTGAACGCGCCAGCCCGCGTATTATCCTCGCCGCAAAACAGCTCTGTGCCGCGCTGGCAGAGAGTCACTAA
- the mtnN gene encoding 5'-methylthioadenosine/S-adenosylhomocysteine nucleosidase, giving the protein MKIGIIGAMEEEVTLLRDKIENRQTLSLGGCEIYTGQLNGVDVALLKSGIGKVAAALGATLLLERCKPDVIINTGSAGGLASTLKVGDIVVSDEARYHDADVTAFGYEYGQLPGCPAGFKADDKLIAAAESCIAELNLNAVRGLIVSGDAFINGSVGLAKIRHNFPHAVAVEMEATAIAHVCHNFNVPFVVVRAISDVADQQSHISFDEFLTVAAKQSTVMVERLVQKLARG; this is encoded by the coding sequence ATGAAAATCGGCATTATTGGTGCAATGGAAGAAGAAGTTACGCTGCTGCGTGACAAAATTGAGAACCGTCAGACTCTCTCCCTCGGTGGCTGTGAGATCTATACCGGCCAGTTGAATGGCGTTGACGTCGCTCTGCTGAAATCAGGCATCGGTAAGGTTGCTGCTGCGCTGGGCGCGACCCTGCTGCTCGAACGCTGCAAGCCGGACGTTATCATTAACACCGGTTCTGCAGGCGGCCTGGCGTCGACGCTGAAAGTCGGTGATATCGTTGTTTCCGATGAAGCGCGTTACCACGATGCAGACGTTACCGCATTCGGCTACGAATACGGCCAGCTTCCGGGTTGCCCGGCCGGGTTTAAAGCCGATGACAAACTGATTGCGGCGGCTGAAAGCTGCATCGCTGAGCTGAACCTCAACGCGGTGCGCGGCCTGATCGTCAGCGGTGATGCGTTCATCAATGGCTCCGTCGGCCTGGCGAAAATTCGTCATAACTTCCCTCATGCCGTTGCCGTTGAGATGGAAGCGACCGCCATTGCTCACGTTTGCCATAACTTCAACGTTCCGTTCGTGGTGGTTCGCGCCATCTCCGACGTGGCTGACCAGCAGTCTCATATCAGCTTCGACGAGTTCCTGACCGTTGCGGCAAAACAGTCCACCGTGATGGTGGAGCGCCTGGTGCAGAAACTGGCTCGTGGGTAA
- the dgt gene encoding dGTPase: protein MSPIDFRTKINWHRRFRSPQGDKSEHEILRIFESDRGRIINSPAIRRLQQKTQVFPLERNAAVRTRLTHSMEVQQVGRYIAKEILSRLKEQQLLETYGLNELTGPFESIVEMACLMHDIGNPPFGHFGEAAINDWFKQRLYPADAVSQPLSDDRCLVRDLRLREGEDALNDLRRKVRHDLCHFEGNAQGIRLVHSLMRMNLTWAQVGCILKYTRPAWWMGETPASHSYLMKKPGYYLSEEAYIERLRKELSLTPNGRFPLTWIMEAADDISYCVADLEDAVEKRIFSVEELYQHLYEAWGTHEKGSLFAQVVENAWDKSRSNTLSRSTEDQFFMYLRVNTLNKLVPYAASRFIDNLPLIYSGEFNHALLEDDSSFSQLLELYKNVAVRHVFSHPDVEQLELQGYRVISGLLEIYRPLLQLSVDEFSELVEKERVRRIPIESRLYQKLSTRHRLAYVEAIGKLDRQSSQWPVLEYYYRCRLIQDYISGMTDLYAWDEYRKLMAVE from the coding sequence ATGTCACCAATCGATTTTCGCACCAAAATTAACTGGCACCGACGTTTCCGTTCGCCGCAGGGCGACAAGAGCGAGCATGAGATCCTGCGTATCTTCGAAAGCGATCGTGGGCGGATCATAAACTCGCCGGCAATCCGTCGTTTACAGCAAAAAACCCAGGTGTTTCCGCTTGAACGTAACGCTGCGGTGCGCACGCGCTTAACGCATTCTATGGAAGTTCAGCAGGTTGGCCGCTACATTGCCAAAGAGATCTTAAGCCGTCTCAAAGAGCAGCAGCTTCTCGAAACCTATGGGCTGAATGAGCTGACCGGGCCGTTTGAGAGCATCGTTGAGATGGCCTGCCTGATGCATGACATCGGTAACCCGCCCTTTGGTCATTTTGGCGAAGCCGCCATAAATGACTGGTTTAAACAGCGGCTTTATCCTGCTGATGCGGTAAGCCAGCCTCTGAGCGATGACCGCTGCCTGGTGCGGGATTTACGCCTGCGCGAAGGTGAAGACGCGCTGAACGACCTGCGGCGTAAAGTCCGTCACGACCTCTGTCACTTCGAAGGCAATGCGCAGGGGATCCGGCTGGTACACTCCCTGATGCGTATGAACCTGACCTGGGCACAGGTGGGGTGCATCCTGAAATATACGCGACCGGCCTGGTGGATGGGCGAGACGCCCGCGTCGCACAGTTATTTGATGAAAAAGCCGGGCTATTATCTTTCTGAAGAAGCCTATATAGAGCGCCTGCGTAAAGAACTTTCTCTGACACCAAACGGCCGCTTCCCCTTAACCTGGATTATGGAAGCTGCCGACGACATTTCATATTGTGTTGCCGACCTGGAAGACGCCGTTGAGAAAAGAATATTCAGCGTCGAAGAACTTTATCAGCATCTTTATGAGGCCTGGGGAACGCATGAAAAAGGCTCGCTGTTTGCTCAGGTTGTCGAAAATGCCTGGGATAAATCGCGTTCAAATACATTAAGCCGCAGCACGGAAGATCAGTTCTTTATGTATTTACGGGTCAATACATTAAATAAACTGGTGCCTTATGCCGCCTCGCGCTTTATAGACAACCTGCCGTTAATTTATAGCGGCGAATTCAACCATGCGTTGCTGGAAGATGACAGCAGCTTTAGCCAGCTTCTTGAGCTCTATAAAAACGTGGCCGTGCGTCATGTTTTCAGCCATCCGGATGTTGAACAGCTTGAGCTGCAGGGATACAGGGTTATCAGTGGGTTACTCGAAATCTATCGGCCTCTGCTGCAATTATCCGTCGACGAGTTCAGCGAGCTGGTGGAAAAAGAGCGCGTGCGGCGAATACCGATTGAATCCCGGCTTTATCAGAAACTTTCAACCCGCCACCGTCTGGCTTATGTCGAAGCCATCGGCAAGCTGGATCGTCAGTCGTCCCAGTGGCCGGTGCTGGAATATTATTATCGCTGCCGTCTTATCCAGGACTATATCAGCGGGATGACAGATTTGTATGCCTGGGATGAATACCGCAAGCTCATGGCGGTGGAATAA
- the degP gene encoding serine endoprotease DegP, with protein MKKTTLAMSALALSLGLALSPLTATAAETASSAATAQQMPSLAPMLEKVMPSVVSINVEGSTTVNTPRMPRNFQQFFGDNSPFCQDGSPFQSSPFCQGGGAGDDTQGGGQQQKFMALGSGVIIDAAKGYVVTNNHVVDNANSIKVQLSDGRKFDAKVVGKDPRSDIALIQIQDPKNLTAIKIADSDALRVGDYTVAIGNPFGLGETVTSGIVSALGRSGLNAENYENFIQTDAAINRGNSGGALVNLNGELIGINTAILAPDGGNIGIGFAIPSNMVKNLTAQMVQYGQVKRGELGILGTELNSELAKAMKVDAQRGAFVSQVMPNSSAAKAGIKAGDVITSLNGKPISSFAALRAEVGSMPIGSKVTLGLLRDGKPVNVSLELQQSSQNQVDSSTIFSGIEGAEMSNKGQDKGVVVNNVKANSPAARIGLKKGDVIMGANQQPVKNIAELRKILDSKPSVLALNIQRGDTSIYLLMQ; from the coding sequence ATGAAAAAAACCACATTAGCAATGAGTGCACTGGCTCTGAGTTTAGGTTTAGCGCTGTCTCCTCTGACTGCTACTGCAGCTGAGACCGCATCGTCGGCAGCGACCGCGCAGCAGATGCCAAGTTTGGCACCGATGCTCGAAAAAGTGATGCCATCGGTGGTGAGTATTAACGTTGAGGGCAGCACAACCGTCAATACGCCGCGTATGCCGCGTAACTTCCAGCAGTTTTTTGGTGATAACTCACCTTTCTGCCAGGACGGTTCGCCATTCCAGAGCTCCCCGTTCTGTCAGGGCGGTGGTGCAGGGGATGACACCCAGGGGGGTGGCCAGCAGCAGAAATTCATGGCGCTTGGCTCGGGTGTGATTATCGATGCGGCGAAAGGCTACGTCGTGACCAACAACCACGTTGTTGATAACGCCAACAGCATTAAGGTTCAGCTGAGCGACGGGCGTAAATTTGATGCCAAAGTGGTCGGGAAAGACCCGCGCTCCGATATCGCGTTGATCCAGATTCAGGATCCGAAAAACCTGACGGCGATTAAAATTGCCGACTCCGATGCGCTGCGTGTCGGTGATTATACCGTCGCTATCGGTAACCCGTTCGGTCTGGGTGAAACCGTAACCTCGGGGATTGTTTCCGCGCTGGGTCGTAGCGGCCTCAACGCCGAAAACTATGAAAACTTCATCCAGACGGATGCCGCCATCAACCGGGGTAACTCCGGCGGTGCGCTGGTGAACCTGAACGGTGAGCTGATTGGTATCAACACCGCGATCCTTGCACCAGACGGCGGCAATATCGGGATCGGCTTTGCTATCCCAAGTAACATGGTGAAAAACCTGACCGCGCAGATGGTGCAGTATGGGCAGGTGAAACGCGGTGAACTGGGGATTCTGGGTACCGAACTGAATTCCGAACTGGCTAAGGCGATGAAAGTTGACGCCCAGCGCGGCGCATTTGTCAGCCAGGTGATGCCGAACTCCTCCGCGGCGAAAGCGGGCATTAAAGCGGGTGATGTCATTACCTCCCTGAACGGGAAACCGATCAGCAGCTTTGCCGCGCTGCGTGCTGAAGTGGGCTCCATGCCGATTGGCAGCAAAGTCACCCTCGGCCTGCTGCGTGACGGTAAACCGGTTAACGTGAGCCTGGAACTGCAGCAGAGCAGCCAGAATCAGGTTGATTCCAGCACCATCTTCAGCGGCATTGAAGGCGCCGAGATGAGCAATAAAGGTCAGGACAAAGGCGTTGTGGTGAACAACGTTAAAGCGAACAGCCCGGCTGCGCGCATTGGCCTGAAAAAAGGCGATGTGATCATGGGTGCGAACCAGCAGCCAGTGAAAAACATCGCTGAACTGCGCAAAATTCTGGACAGCAAACCTTCCGTGCTGGCGTTGAATATTCAGCGTGGTGATACCTCAATTTACCTGCTGATGCAGTAA
- the cdaR gene encoding DNA-binding transcriptional regulator CdaR, giving the protein MAGWHLDTKMAQDIVARTMRIIDTNINVMDARGRIIGSGDRERIGELHEGALLVLSQGRVVDIDDAVAKHLHGVRQGINLPLRLEGEIVGVIGLTGEPESLRKYGELVCMTAEMMLEQSRLMHLLAQDSRLREELVMNLIQADEHTPALNEWAQRLGIDLNQPRVVAVIEVDSGQLGVDSAMAELQQLQNALATPERDNLVAIVSLTEMVVLKPALNAFGRWDAEDHRRRVEQLIARMKENGQLRFRVALGNYFTGPGSIARSWRTARTTMMVGKQRMPESRSYFYQDLMLPVLLDSLRGGWQANELARPLARLKAMDNNGLLRRTLQAWFRHNVQPLATSKALFIHRNTLEYRLNRISELTGLDLGSFDDRLLLYVALQLDEQR; this is encoded by the coding sequence ATGGCTGGCTGGCATCTCGATACCAAAATGGCGCAGGATATTGTGGCACGCACCATGCGCATCATTGATACCAATATCAACGTAATGGATGCCCGTGGGCGCATTATTGGCAGTGGCGATCGTGAGCGTATTGGGGAATTGCACGAAGGGGCGCTGCTGGTGCTCTCCCAGGGGCGGGTGGTGGACATCGACGATGCAGTGGCGAAACACCTGCACGGTGTCCGTCAGGGCATCAATTTACCGCTGCGTCTTGAGGGGGAAATTGTCGGCGTTATCGGCCTGACCGGCGAGCCGGAGTCGCTGCGAAAATATGGCGAACTGGTCTGTATGACGGCGGAGATGATGCTTGAGCAGTCGCGCCTGATGCATCTGCTCGCCCAGGACAGCCGTCTGCGTGAAGAGCTGGTGATGAATCTGATTCAGGCGGATGAGCATACCCCTGCACTCAATGAATGGGCGCAGCGCCTGGGAATCGATCTGAATCAGCCGCGCGTCGTGGCGGTAATTGAGGTGGACAGCGGCCAGCTTGGTGTCGACAGTGCGATGGCTGAGCTGCAGCAGCTGCAAAATGCGCTGGCGACACCGGAACGCGATAACCTGGTGGCGATTGTCTCTCTGACGGAAATGGTGGTGCTCAAGCCCGCGCTGAACGCGTTCGGGCGCTGGGATGCAGAAGATCATCGTCGTCGCGTGGAGCAGTTGATAGCCCGCATGAAGGAGAATGGTCAGCTTCGTTTTCGCGTCGCGCTGGGCAATTACTTCACCGGTCCGGGCAGTATTGCCCGCTCCTGGCGTACTGCCCGCACCACCATGATGGTGGGTAAGCAGCGGATGCCGGAAAGCCGCAGTTATTTCTACCAGGATCTGATGCTGCCGGTGCTGCTCGACAGCCTGCGCGGTGGCTGGCAGGCCAATGAGCTGGCACGTCCGTTAGCGCGCCTCAAGGCGATGGACAATAACGGTCTGCTGCGTCGGACGCTGCAGGCGTGGTTCCGTCATAACGTACAGCCGCTGGCTACGTCGAAAGCGCTGTTTATACATCGCAATACGCTGGAATATCGACTTAACCGGATTTCGGAGCTGACAGGGCTGGATCTGGGGAGCTTTGACGACAGGCTGCTGCTTTATGTGGCGTTACAGCTCGATGAGCAGAGATGA
- a CDS encoding DUF3461 family protein — MYDNLKSLGITNPDEIDRYSLRQEANNDILKIYFHKDKGEFFAKSVKFKYPRQRKTVVADGVGQGYKEVQEISPNLRYVIDELDQICQRDRTEVDLKRKILDDLRHLESVVTNKISEIEADLEKLTRK, encoded by the coding sequence ATGTACGATAATCTGAAAAGTCTGGGCATTACCAATCCTGATGAAATTGATCGTTACAGCCTTCGCCAGGAAGCTAATAACGACATTCTGAAAATCTATTTTCACAAGGACAAAGGAGAGTTTTTCGCCAAGAGCGTGAAGTTTAAATATCCACGCCAGCGTAAGACCGTCGTCGCTGACGGTGTAGGACAGGGATACAAAGAAGTTCAGGAAATCAGCCCTAATCTGCGCTATGTGATCGATGAACTCGATCAGATCTGTCAGCGCGACCGCACTGAAGTCGATCTCAAACGTAAGATCCTCGACGATCTGCGTCACCTTGAAAGCGTAGTCACCAACAAGATTAGCGAAATCGAAGCGGATCTTGAAAAGCTTACCCGGAAATAA
- the dapD gene encoding 2,3,4,5-tetrahydropyridine-2,6-dicarboxylate N-succinyltransferase has protein sequence MQQLQNVIESAFERRAEITPANVDTVTREAVNQVISLLDSGALRVAEKIDGQWVTHQWLKKAVLLSFRINDNQVIDGAESRYFDKVPMKFADYDEARFQKEGFRVVPPAAVRQGAFIARNTVLMPSYVNIGAYVDEGSMVDTWATVGSCAQIGKNVHLSGGVGIGGVLEPLQANPTIIEDNCFIGARSEVVEGVIVEEGSVISMGVYIGQSTRIYDRETGEIHYGRVPAGSVVVSGNLPSKDGKYSLYCAVIVKKVDAKTRGKVGINELLRTID, from the coding sequence ATGCAGCAGTTACAGAACGTTATTGAGTCCGCTTTTGAGCGTCGCGCCGAGATTACTCCGGCAAATGTGGATACCGTTACCCGTGAAGCGGTTAATCAGGTTATTTCTCTGCTGGATTCCGGCGCGCTACGTGTAGCAGAAAAAATCGACGGTCAGTGGGTAACTCATCAATGGCTGAAGAAAGCCGTGCTGCTCTCTTTCCGTATCAATGATAACCAGGTTATCGACGGAGCAGAAAGCCGCTACTTCGATAAAGTCCCTATGAAATTCGCTGACTACGACGAAGCTCGCTTCCAGAAAGAAGGCTTCCGCGTAGTACCGCCAGCGGCCGTACGTCAGGGTGCGTTCATCGCGCGTAACACCGTGCTGATGCCCTCCTACGTTAACATCGGTGCTTACGTAGACGAAGGCTCCATGGTGGATACCTGGGCAACCGTCGGCTCCTGCGCGCAGATCGGTAAAAACGTTCACCTGTCCGGCGGCGTGGGTATCGGTGGTGTACTGGAGCCACTGCAGGCTAACCCAACCATCATCGAAGATAACTGCTTCATCGGCGCGCGCTCTGAAGTGGTGGAAGGCGTGATCGTTGAGGAAGGCTCCGTTATCTCGATGGGCGTTTACATCGGTCAGAGCACCCGTATTTACGATCGTGAGACCGGTGAAATTCACTACGGTCGCGTGCCGGCCGGTTCCGTTGTGGTCTCCGGCAACCTGCCGTCAAAAGATGGCAAGTACAGCCTGTACTGTGCGGTTATCGTGAAGAAAGTTGATGCGAAAACCCGCGGTAAGGTGGGCATCAATGAGTTGCTGCGCACCATCGATTAA